A stretch of the Bacillota bacterium genome encodes the following:
- a CDS encoding lysine exporter LysO family protein translates to MLTVILALTAGAVAGYLGIFKTAAWYVAGPLSTAGVVLLLFFLGAKIGADREIMNGLAVMGLEALAYAMATIAGSLLVVGAWQSLERRTRKDKQEREGA, encoded by the coding sequence GTGCTGACGGTTATACTAGCTTTGACTGCCGGAGCTGTCGCTGGTTATTTAGGTATATTTAAAACAGCCGCCTGGTATGTAGCCGGCCCCTTAAGCACTGCCGGAGTTGTGCTGTTGTTGTTTTTCCTGGGCGCTAAGATCGGTGCCGACCGGGAGATTATGAACGGTCTGGCTGTTATGGGTTTAGAAGCGTTGGCGTATGCTATGGCCACTATTGCCGGCAGCCTCCTGGTAGTGGGGGCTTGGCAATCACTGGAAAGGCGCACAAGGAAAGATAAGCAGGAAAGAGAGGGAGCCTAA
- a CDS encoding response regulator, with protein MHTLLVVDDQRGMRLLLREVFHQEGLCVITAASGTEALTIVRLTPPDLMLLDLKLPKLDGRTVLQQAIRLCPELRVIVMTAAYNEDCALQLLSYAGVVAVIAKPFDVHRLRELVTHHLFGGHGTIAGPD; from the coding sequence GTGCACACGCTCCTTGTAGTGGACGACCAACGGGGTATGCGGTTGTTACTGAGGGAAGTCTTCCACCAAGAGGGACTGTGTGTGATTACAGCTGCCAGCGGCACCGAAGCTCTAACAATAGTTCGATTGACTCCACCGGATCTTATGCTACTGGATCTGAAACTACCTAAACTAGATGGGCGGACAGTCCTACAGCAGGCAATTCGCCTCTGTCCAGAGCTTAGGGTTATCGTAATGACTGCTGCTTACAACGAGGATTGTGCGCTCCAATTGCTGAGCTATGCCGGAGTGGTGGCAGTGATCGCTAAACCGTTCGACGTACACCGATTGAGGGAGTTAGTGACTCATCATTTATTCGGCGGCCATGGTACCATAGCCGGACCGGATTAG
- a CDS encoding S-layer homology domain-containing protein, with product MKRTVRLLIAGLVLAAMLVSILAPVALAAPKWDVKPGKGPKIKFKDIEKNWARDYIEQMALAGVLKGVSDDKFAPDESVESVQILVMLVRGLGLEEKALEYQNDKETIRRMSGIPAWARGYVRVALEEGIITETEFSNLRPGQKATRLDAAKYISRLFDEEDDWWDNFDLPGLRDLGDLSDDLKVYIILVAKKGIMVGTPEGRWLPHNLLNRGQMAKIMSLILSRLANRYRLPQSQVYGEVVRVQTETASRDASITIKTDQDRYTYTVADNCVIRVDGKATELEDVTPGQRVWLTLAGTGGTREVVYIRAETPTETDIRVTGTISGLTLGQDAAITVITDGGRKITFQVDDETYISLDGQEVFLSDLRLEQQVTVKGVQQDKANIALEITAKSNQKEVSGQITAVVTKTPWSLSVKDNKGREHTFRITKRTTIRLNNKAAVLADLQPGDQIEVRAVDDEAILLEAQREEPAEKEIEGKITALVLRKDPTITIRTKAGRDYTYAVTAATKIRLDDKVATLDALDVGWEVELRVKGDQALNIWAESPPDDEERTVEGVLVQIRRGDKNYVKIEDEDGRVHEYKLDSNARFFWDEEEVSLVELATGLEVELIIRGGIVYEIRAED from the coding sequence ATGAAAAGGACGGTTCGGCTGCTGATAGCTGGCCTGGTGCTGGCGGCAATGCTGGTTAGCATCTTGGCACCGGTGGCACTGGCGGCACCAAAGTGGGATGTAAAGCCGGGGAAAGGGCCAAAGATCAAGTTCAAGGACATTGAGAAAAACTGGGCTCGGGACTACATTGAACAGATGGCGTTGGCGGGAGTTCTAAAAGGAGTTAGCGATGACAAGTTTGCTCCGGACGAAAGCGTGGAAAGTGTTCAGATCCTAGTGATGTTGGTACGGGGATTAGGATTGGAAGAGAAGGCCTTGGAGTACCAAAACGATAAAGAGACTATCAGGAGGATGTCTGGGATTCCGGCCTGGGCCCGGGGGTATGTACGCGTAGCTCTGGAGGAAGGGATCATTACTGAAACAGAGTTTAGCAATTTGCGCCCCGGTCAAAAGGCCACTCGCTTAGATGCGGCCAAGTATATCAGCCGGTTATTTGATGAAGAAGATGATTGGTGGGACAATTTTGATTTACCGGGTCTTCGGGATCTGGGGGACTTGTCCGATGATCTGAAAGTATACATTATTTTGGTGGCCAAGAAGGGTATTATGGTGGGTACGCCGGAGGGACGCTGGTTACCCCATAATTTGCTCAATCGGGGCCAGATGGCCAAAATTATGTCACTGATCCTGAGCCGGCTGGCCAACCGGTATCGGCTACCGCAGAGCCAGGTTTACGGTGAGGTGGTGCGGGTACAAACGGAGACCGCCAGTAGGGATGCCAGTATAACTATCAAGACCGATCAGGATAGGTATACGTACACCGTGGCTGACAACTGTGTCATTCGGGTGGATGGTAAAGCGACCGAATTAGAGGATGTGACCCCAGGTCAGCGGGTCTGGCTAACGCTAGCGGGGACTGGCGGCACCCGGGAAGTGGTATATATCAGGGCCGAAACACCGACAGAGACGGATATAAGAGTCACAGGAACCATCAGTGGTCTTACTCTGGGGCAAGATGCCGCCATTACAGTGATAACTGACGGTGGACGCAAAATTACCTTCCAAGTGGACGACGAGACCTACATCAGTCTGGACGGGCAGGAAGTGTTCTTGAGTGATCTCAGATTAGAGCAGCAGGTAACAGTAAAGGGCGTTCAACAAGATAAGGCTAATATAGCCCTTGAGATTACGGCGAAATCGAATCAGAAAGAAGTATCCGGCCAGATTACAGCAGTAGTTACCAAGACACCCTGGTCGTTGTCCGTAAAAGATAACAAGGGGAGAGAGCACACCTTCAGGATTACGAAGCGCACTACTATTCGGTTAAACAACAAGGCCGCAGTATTGGCAGATTTGCAGCCTGGGGATCAGATTGAGGTTCGAGCAGTTGATGACGAAGCTATTTTGCTTGAAGCCCAGCGGGAAGAGCCGGCGGAGAAGGAGATCGAAGGCAAGATTACAGCTTTGGTGCTGAGAAAAGACCCCACTATTACAATTCGGACTAAGGCTGGCCGTGACTATACTTACGCGGTAACTGCCGCTACCAAAATCCGCTTAGACGATAAAGTGGCCACTTTAGATGCTCTTGATGTGGGCTGGGAGGTAGAGCTTAGGGTAAAGGGTGACCAGGCCCTGAACATTTGGGCCGAGTCACCGCCAGACGATGAAGAACGAACAGTAGAAGGCGTTCTTGTTCAAATCAGACGAGGAGACAAAAACTATGTCAAGATTGAAGATGAGGACGGCCGGGTGCACGAGTACAAACTAGATAGTAACGCTCGCTTCTTCTGGGACGAGGAAGAGGTTTCCTTGGTCGAATTGGCCACCGGTCTGGAGGTGGAGCTTATTATCCGGGGTGGAATCGTGTACGAAATTAGGGCCGAGGACTAG
- a CDS encoding S41 family peptidase: MRNKRHWALILAVVILCSALALKVPALVRAFAGPDEDVVFFLDVLTKVRQSYVEEVPTKKLIEGALRGMVESLEDPYSNYLNADEYREFRASTSGTFGGVGIVITAKEGYVTVVAPIKGTPGERAGLQPGDRIIKVDEKDVRGLAVDVASRLILGEPETQVVLEVERNDEKLSFTITREFIEVNPVEAEMLADNLGYIRLTNFNEHAGDCLREAVATLSQQGMQGVILDLRGNPGGVLNQALEVAQEFVPAGPVVYVEERGREQKRVLNSKLKTVRWPLVVLVDGGSASAAEIVAGAVQDRGAGTLVGEKTFGKATVQDVFCLDDGGALKITIGRYFTPNGRNINQEGIVPDIVVPAAKEPRYPALELDRILVPETGGLDVAELQQRLKALGFDLPKIDGIFSGKTVEAVKELQAEQGLESTGQVDMNTLNAINERLAAINKEDPQLDKAIEVLQEQIAKKARRAA, encoded by the coding sequence ATGCGAAACAAGCGCCACTGGGCTCTAATCTTGGCAGTGGTTATTTTGTGTAGTGCTTTGGCTTTAAAGGTGCCGGCTTTGGTACGGGCTTTTGCCGGACCGGATGAAGATGTGGTCTTCTTTCTTGATGTTTTAACCAAGGTACGGCAGTCTTATGTGGAAGAGGTACCCACTAAGAAGCTGATTGAAGGCGCACTGCGGGGTATGGTGGAGTCTTTAGAAGATCCTTATTCCAATTATCTTAACGCTGATGAGTACCGCGAGTTTAGGGCCAGTACCAGTGGAACCTTCGGCGGGGTGGGTATAGTAATCACCGCCAAGGAAGGATATGTTACGGTGGTGGCACCGATTAAAGGCACTCCTGGCGAACGGGCCGGGCTGCAGCCGGGGGATCGTATTATCAAGGTGGATGAGAAAGATGTCCGCGGCCTGGCTGTGGATGTAGCCAGCCGGTTAATCTTAGGGGAGCCGGAGACCCAGGTGGTACTGGAGGTGGAACGCAACGACGAGAAACTCTCTTTTACCATCACCCGCGAGTTTATTGAGGTGAATCCGGTGGAGGCGGAAATGCTGGCGGATAATCTGGGCTATATTAGGTTGACCAACTTTAACGAACACGCCGGCGACTGTTTGCGGGAAGCGGTGGCTACTTTGAGCCAACAAGGCATGCAGGGGGTTATACTGGATCTGCGCGGTAATCCCGGCGGTGTGCTTAACCAAGCGTTAGAAGTGGCCCAAGAGTTTGTTCCGGCCGGTCCGGTGGTGTATGTGGAAGAACGGGGGCGGGAACAGAAACGGGTTTTGAACTCTAAGCTAAAGACAGTGCGCTGGCCGTTAGTGGTGTTGGTGGACGGGGGCAGTGCCAGCGCAGCCGAGATTGTGGCCGGCGCAGTACAAGATCGCGGTGCCGGTACACTGGTGGGCGAGAAGACCTTTGGCAAAGCTACGGTGCAAGATGTCTTTTGCCTAGACGACGGCGGGGCACTGAAAATTACCATTGGCCGCTATTTCACCCCCAACGGACGCAATATTAACCAAGAGGGGATTGTACCTGATATAGTAGTACCGGCAGCCAAAGAACCCCGCTATCCGGCTCTGGAGCTGGATCGCATCTTAGTTCCGGAAACAGGTGGGTTGGATGTGGCTGAGTTGCAGCAGCGCCTAAAGGCTCTAGGTTTTGATCTACCTAAGATCGACGGCATTTTCAGCGGTAAGACAGTGGAAGCAGTAAAGGAGTTGCAGGCAGAACAGGGCCTGGAAAGTACCGGCCAGGTGGATATGAACACCCTCAACGCTATCAATGAGCGTTTGGCCGCTATTAATAAGGAAGATCCGCAGTTGGACAAAGCAATTGAGGTTCTGCAGGAGCAGATAGCTAAGAAGGCTAGGCGGGCGGCTTAA